Part of the Cellulomonas hominis genome, GAACGTCCGCGTCGGGCCGAGGGCGTTGTTCAGGCCGATCCAGGTGAGCAGCGCCGCGACGAACACGGCCGCCGCGACCAGGACGCCGAGCTTGATCTTGATCGAGCGCAGGCGGTCGAGCGGGCGCACGTCGGGCAGCCGCCCCACGCGGGCCGGCCGCTGGTGCCGGGGCGGCGTCGGGGCCGTCACGCGGTGCCGCCTCCCGCGGGCTCGAGGGCGTAGCCGACTCCGTGCACCGTCCGGATCAGGTCGGAGCCGAGCTTCCTGCGCAGAGCCTTCACATGCGAGTCCACGGTGCGGGTCCCGGAGGCGTCCACCCAGTCCCAGACCTCGGCCAGCAGGCGCTCGCGGGTGAGCACGGTGCGCGGGCTCGCGGCCAGGGCGAGCAGCAGGTCGAACTCGGTCGGCGTCAGGTGCACCTCGGTGCCGTCGCGGTGCACCCGGCGCTGGGCGCGGTCGATCACGACGTCGCCGACGGCGACCGGCGGCTCCGCCTCGGGGGCGGACGCGGCGCGCTCCGCGGCCAGGGCGGCGCGCTGCTGGCGGCGCAGCAGGGCCTTGACCCGGGCGACCAGCTCGCGCATCGAGAACGGCTTGGTCATGTAGTCGTCCGCGCCGACGCCCAGACCGATGAGCATGTCGGTCTCGTCGTCGCGGGCCGTCAGCATGAGCACGGGCACGGGGCGGTCGGCCTGGATGCGGCGGCACACCTCGAGGCCGTCGATGCCCGGCAGCATGACGTCGAGCACCACGACGTCGGGGTCGAGGCGGGCCGCGGCGTCGACCGCCTGCAGGCCGTCCCCGACGGTCTCGACCTGCCAGCCCTCGGCGGAGAGCCGGCGGGCGACCGCCGTCGCGATGGCGGGCTCGTCCTCGACGACGAGCACCGTGGTGGACGCGGCGCCCGGGGTGCCGGCAGGGCTGCCGGCGGCGGCGCCGGGGCGGGATGCGAACGTCATCGACCCAGCGTAGAGCGCGCGTGTGGAGGTTTCGTATGATCGACCCCACCATGAGCAGCTCAAGTCGCTGCCGGCGTCGTTCCCGGGCCGCCGAGCCCGGGGGAGACCATGCCGGCCCCTCCTGCCTCCTGACCCCGCCCGCCCGCGCCGTCGTGCGCCGCGCGGCGACCCCCGCGGGGGGTGACCCGTGCTGACCGAGTGGCTGCTCGTGCTGCTCGGCGTC contains:
- a CDS encoding response regulator transcription factor, which gives rise to MTFASRPGAAAGSPAGTPGAASTTVLVVEDEPAIATAVARRLSAEGWQVETVGDGLQAVDAAARLDPDVVVLDVMLPGIDGLEVCRRIQADRPVPVLMLTARDDETDMLIGLGVGADDYMTKPFSMRELVARVKALLRRQQRAALAAERAASAPEAEPPVAVGDVVIDRAQRRVHRDGTEVHLTPTEFDLLLALAASPRTVLTRERLLAEVWDWVDASGTRTVDSHVKALRRKLGSDLIRTVHGVGYALEPAGGGTA